In Cyprinus carpio isolate SPL01 chromosome B16, ASM1834038v1, whole genome shotgun sequence, the following are encoded in one genomic region:
- the si:dkey-7j14.6 gene encoding membrane-spanning 4-domains subfamily A member 4A, with protein sequence MASSMITEANGVKVVTHVIPLEEKTESLDLKSSSVELEKSNLSPKTTMFLKGKPLSLGLVQVFIGLVVMTLCTITVLVDMLNVETVMSLGLPFVVSGSVAIAAHKRSSSTLIKATLAMSVICALLAAAGTGYFSWELSNRPGEDPCGESYWSCSYMIWRFNSLVDGLRGLLLVLCFLELCVCISLSIFSARAIQQDKTDVDPCGSESSLLKVGVDCVSNP encoded by the exons ATGGCCTCTTCAATGATTACTGAGGCGAATGGAGTGAAGGTAGTGACTCATGTTATCCCACTGGAGGAAAAAACAGAGTCTCTGGACCTGAAGTCAAGTTCGGTTGAGCTAGAAAAGTCCAATTTGTCACCAAAAACCACGATGTTCCTAAAGGGGAAGCCTCTGTCACTGGGG ttggTGCAGGTTTTTATTGGTTTGGTGGTCATGACTCTGTGCACCATCACAGTACTTGTGGATATGCTGAATGTTGAGACTGTAATGTCCCTTGGACTTCCT tttGTCGTCTCTGGATCTGTGGCAATCGCTGCACACAAGAGGTCCAGTTCTACTCTG ATCAAAGCCACGCTGGCCATGAGTGTGATCTGTGCTCTGCTGGCTGCTGCAGGAACCGGCTACTTCAGCTGGGAGCTCAGCAATAGACCAGGGGAGGATCCTTGTGGCGAAAGTTACTGGTCATGTTCGTACATGATATGGAGATTTAAT agtttGGTGGATGGATTGAGGGGTCTCCTGCTGGTGCTGTGTTTTCTTGAACTGTGCGTGTGCATCTCTCTGTCCATCTTTTCAGCCCGGGCCATCCAACAG GACAAAACCGATGTCGACCCTTGCGGCAGTGAATCCAGTCTCCTGAAGGTTGGGGTGGATTGTGTCTCCAACCCCTGA